The Kaistia defluvii genome segment GCGACGAAGCCTTCCATGAAGCTGCGCTCCTCGGCGCGCGCATCGACCAGCAGCGTCACCCGGCTCGGTACGACATTGGCGGCGTTGGGCTCGACGCGGAATTCGCCGACCGTGGCGACGAAATGGCCGTGCCCCGCCTTGGCGCGGCGGCTCGCATCCTTGGCAATGACCGACACGGCGGCGGCGGCCCCCGCCAGCGCGTCCTGGCGCAGGTTCATCGGCGTCGTGCCGGCATGGTCGGCGCGGCCCTCGATGACGATCTCGAGCCGCGTGATGCCGGAGATCGCCGTGACGATGCCGATGTCGCAGCGCTCGTCCTGGAGGATCGGCCCCTGCTCGATATGCAGTTCCAGATAGGCGGCGATATCGTCGCGCCGCGCCTCGGCGAGATAGGCGACGTCGCCGCCCATGCGGTCGATCGCGTCGCGCAGCACCTCGCCGGTATCGGGCTCCGGCCGTTCCAGCTGCTCGGGCGTCAGCAGCCCGGCGACGGCGCGGCTGCCGATGCAGGAAAGGCCGAAGATCGAGACCTCTTCCGCCAGGCAGTCGATCACCTCGAACGGGTGGTCGAGCTCGGCGCCGTCCTGCTGCAGGCTGCGGGCGACCGCGATGCCGGCCATGACGCCGGCCGTGCCGTCGAAGCGGCCGCCATCCGGCACCGTGTCGCTATGCGAGCCGATGACGATGGTCTTGTGGTCGGGAAAGCGGCCCTCGCGCCGGCCGATCAGGTTGCCGGCCGCGTCGAGGCGGATGGCGAGCCCGGCCTCCTGCATGCGCCGGGCGACGAAGGCGCGGCCTTCGAGAAACATCGGCGTGAAGGCGCGCCGGGTCCAGGGCCGGCCGGGATCGGTCAGTTCGGCGAGCGCCATCAGATCGTCCCAGAGCTGGGTCTCGTCGATCGGCAGGTTGTTGCGCATGGAGGGATCAGGTCTCGATCGGCAGGGTGAGGGGCGGACGCACGAACCGGCCCGAACCAGGTTCGGCCAGCACAGCGCGCCCGTCAAAGACCTGGATTCCGCGCAGGAACGTGCCGCTCACCCGCCAGGGGAGCGTCATGCCGTGATACGGACTCCAGCCCACTACATTATGCCCACTCGCCACCGCATCATAGAGCGCCGGCTCATGCGTCAGCACGGCGATGTCGGCATCCTTCCCGATCTCCAGCGCGCCCTTCTGGTCGGCGATGCGGAAATGCCGGGCCGGGTTCCGGGCCATCAGCCGCGCCGCAGAGGTGAGCGGGATGCCGCGTTCCAGCGCGCCCTTGACGAAGAGCGGCAGCATGACCTCCAGCCCCGGCACGCCGGAGGCGTTGTCCAGCATGGCGGGCTTGGTCTTGCGGTCTTCCGACCAGGAGACGTGATCGGTCGAAACGAGGTCGACATGGCCCAGCGCCACTTGCCGCCACAGCGCCTCGACCTCGGCGCGCGACCGGATCGGCGGGTTGATCTTGGCCTTGCCGCCGAGCCGGCAGACATCGTGCTCCTCGTCCAGCGTCAGATAGTGGATGCAGACCTCGACGGAGGCGGCATGGCCCTCGGCGCGGTAGCGGGCCGCGAGTTCGGCGCCGCGCGCCAGCGACGAATGCACCACATGCGCCGGACACCCGGTCAGCGCTCCGGTCTCGAATATCTCGACATCAGCCAGCAGTTCGGTGATCGGCGGCCG includes the following:
- a CDS encoding Zn-dependent hydrolase; translation: MRNNLPIDETQLWDDLMALAELTDPGRPWTRRAFTPMFLEGRAFVARRMQEAGLAIRLDAAGNLIGRREGRFPDHKTIVIGSHSDTVPDGGRFDGTAGVMAGIAVARSLQQDGAELDHPFEVIDCLAEEVSIFGLSCIGSRAVAGLLTPEQLERPEPDTGEVLRDAIDRMGGDVAYLAEARRDDIAAYLELHIEQGPILQDERCDIGIVTAISGITRLEIVIEGRADHAGTTPMNLRQDALAGAAAAVSVIAKDASRRAKAGHGHFVATVGEFRVEPNAANVVPSRVTLLVDARAEERSFMEGFVAELRPLILRAMSGTGARITEFRAISDNRPALSDPLLLDVLEQSTEALGLAPRRMASGAGHDMAWFSRIAPSAMIFVPCKDGRSHTPEEWSEPGEIAAGAAVLLDAVLRLDTLLA
- a CDS encoding dihydroorotase is translated as MSDFDLVLSGTVVTADRVIEGGFVAVRDGKIAMVGQGEAPLAREKHALGKALILPGAIDAQVHSLSQRDQEDFIWSTRSAAAGGVTTIVDMPYDEGNLVCSAAAVQRKLDHAGPQARVDFALYGTIDPEEGTVRIREMAAAGVAAFKFSTFGTDAKRFPRIPPALLAECFAAIAPTGLSAGVHNEIHEAVDAHMARVRASGITDWRAHGLSRPPITELLADVEIFETGALTGCPAHVVHSSLARGAELAARYRAEGHAASVEVCIHYLTLDEEHDVCRLGGKAKINPPIRSRAEVEALWRQVALGHVDLVSTDHVSWSEDRKTKPAMLDNASGVPGLEVMLPLFVKGALERGIPLTSAARLMARNPARHFRIADQKGALEIGKDADIAVLTHEPALYDAVASGHNVVGWSPYHGMTLPWRVSGTFLRGIQVFDGRAVLAEPGSGRFVRPPLTLPIET